A window of the Plutella xylostella chromosome 11, ilPluXylo3.1, whole genome shotgun sequence genome harbors these coding sequences:
- the LOC119693312 gene encoding UDP-glycosyltransferase UGT5: MKLLPYALSLAVLFTLTEPARILSVIPTLSRSHYIDGRRILLELAKRGHEIVSISCFEEKDAPPNFTWVQIEISSFFDAIPDMKEELYKKMDFFRGQERLWRFTNQLSEYIVNKPILKKFIEEDQSHFDLVLAEEFYQEVFYVFAHKYKAPLVLLSTFGSGHYISEYMGNALELSYVPHEFTDLYGELGFLERAKNLAYTAFDVIARKYFSLEEQHYLAQRVFKNLKDVPHVADLERNASLILINSHFTLAVVRPYLPNIVEIGGVHIEDVKPLEKKLKDVLDGAKKGVVLFSIGSFLELAAQPEPFIRDVLNTLGKLSQVVLLKWNSDDKMPVNYRNIYPMKWLPQNEILAHPNTVAFITHGGLHSAQESVYHGVPTICIPFYGDQPLNCKKSEKMGFGIHISNLTESNLNNALREILTNPSYRETAKELSRRFKDRPMSALDSATYWIEYVIRHKGANFIKGPKRNLYWFQYYFLDLWLAVLTSLWVILKVLKALLSLVFGKKEVVKASEKKSGKKVKKN, from the exons ATGAAACTCCTACCCTATGCCCTGAGCCTGGCGGTTCTATTCACCTTGACAGAACCAGCAAGAATACTCTCAGTCATCCCCACCCTCTCCCGTTCACACTACATCGATGGGAGAAGGATCCTTCTAGAACTTGCTAAGAGAGGACACGAGATTGTGTCCATCAGTTGCTTTGAAGAGAAGGACGCTCCGCCCAATTTCACTTGGGTGCAGATAGAGATCTCTTCGTTCTTTGATGCGA tCCCAGACATGAAAGAAGAACTGTACAAGAAAATGGACTTCTTCCGAGGCCAAGAACGCCTGTGGAGGTTCACCAATCAGCTGTCAGAATACATCGTCAACAAGCCAATCCTGAAGAAGTTCATCGAAGAAGACCAATCACACTTCGACCTGGTCCTAGCCGAAGAGTTCTACCAAGAGGTCTTCTACGTTTTCGCCCACAAATACAAGGCTCCTTTAGTTCTGCTGTCCACTTTCGGATCTGGGCACTACATCAGCGAATACATGGGAAATGCTCTAGAACTTTCGTACGTGCCTCATGAATTTACTGACCTATATGGAGAGTTGGGTTTCTTGGAACGAGCTAAGAATCTAGCCTATACCGCTTTCGATGTGATAGCCAGAAAATACTTCTCTCTTGAAGAACAGCATTATCTGGCTCAGAGGGTATTCAAGAACTTGAAGGATGTGCCCCATGTGGCCGACTTGGAGAGGAACGCTTCGCTGATCCTCATAAATTCTCACTTTACACTGGCAGTGGTGAGGCCGTATTTGCCGAATATAGTTGAGATTGGAGGAGTTCATATCGAGGATGTCAAGCCTTTGGAGAAG AAACTGAAAGACGTCCTCGACGGCGCCAAGAAGGGCGTGGTCCTCTTCAGCATAGGGTCCTTCTTGGAGCTGGCAGCCCAGCCAGAACCCTTCATCAGAGATGTGCTCAACACCCTGGGAAAGCTCAGCCAGGTGGTGCTGCTGAAGTGGAACTCGGATGATAAAATGCCGGTCAACTACCGGAATATTTACCCGATGAAGTGGCTGCCGCAGAATGAGATTTTGG CTCACCCAAACACCGTGGCTTTCATAACCCACGGCGGTCTACACAGCGCCCAAGAGTCTGTCTACCACGGAGTACCAACCATCTGCATTCCCTTCTACGGAGACCAGCCCCTGAACTGCAAGAAATCCGAGAAGATGGGCTTCGGAATCCACATCTCCAACCTAACTGAGAGCAATTTGAACAACGCTCTAAGAGAGATCCTTACAAACCCGTCTTACAGAGAAACGGCGAAGGAACTGTCAAGAAGATTCAAGGATAGGCCTATGTCTGCCTTGGATTCGGCTACGTATTGGATAGAGTATGTTATCAGGCATAAGGGGGCTAACTTCATTAAGGGACCAAAGAGGAATTTGTACTGGTTCCAGTATTACTTCTTAGATTTATGGTTAGCCGTGCTGACGAGTTTATGGGTGATTCTGAAGGTGCTTAAAGCGTTGTTGAGTCTTGTGTTTGGTAAGAAAGAAGTAGTTAAGGCCAGTGAGAAGAAGTCAGGGaagaaagttaaaaagaaCTAG
- the LOC105398546 gene encoding lipase member H-A: MAVLGFVVVLGLLAACSALPADPILRKLDPGLRYQYVEADDGELSLQDMWMSVSDLKEAARYDPDRQNIYHLFTRDNPTVSQPLLHGSDGLLGITNYNSRRRTIILVHGWRSGMTSDFITSLVPAFLRAEDVNLIVLDWNAGAGSINYATAVTNTITCGESLARFISWLNAATGASPFQYHLVGHSLGAHLIGVAGRNLGGQLAYLTGLEAALPGFITNDDRFRPDDARYTEVIHTNAGVLGYLTELGHVDFYPNGGVNMPGCSSQECDHARSYFYLAESLTTGGFTGTRCASYAGALTGNCLLWGRLQMGGLVPKTGSSGIYYLETNASPPFSKA, encoded by the exons ATGGCTGTGCTTGGATTTGTTGTGGTTTTAGGCCTTTTGGCTGCGTGTTCAG CGCTGCCGGCTGACCCGATCCTGCGCAAGTTGGACCCGGGCCTCCGCTACCAGTATGTAGAAGCTGATGATGGAGAGCTAAGTCTTCAGGACATGTGGATGAGTGTGAGTGACCTGAAGGAGGCCGCGCGGTACGACCCGGACCGACAGAACATCTACCATTTGTTTACCAG AGACAACCCGACAGTCAGCCAGCCCCTGCTCCACGGCAGTGACGGTCTGCTCGGCATCACCAACTACAACTCGCGGCGCCGCACCATCATCCTGGTGCATGGCTGGAGAAGTGGCATGACTTCAGACTTCATCACCTCGCTGGTCCCTG CGTTCCTGCGCGCCGAGGACGTGAACCTGATCGTGCTGGACTGGAACGCGGGCGCCGGCAGCATCAACTACGCCACCGCCGTCACTAACACCATCACTTGCG GTGAGAGCCTGGCCCGCTTCATCAGCTGGCTGAACGCAGCCACCGGAGCCTCTCCCTTCCAGTACCACCTGGTGGGACACTCGCTCGGCGCCCACCTCATCGGGGTAGCTGGCAGGAATCTGGGAGGACAACTGGCTTACCTTACTG GTCTGGAAGCGGCCCTGCCCGGCTTCATCACCAACGATGACAGATTCCGACCGGACGACGCTCGATACACCGAG GTGATCCACACCAACGCCGGCGTGCTGGGCTACCTGACGGAGCTGGGCCACGTGGACTTCTACCCCAACGGGGGCGTCAACATGCCCGGCTGCAGCTCGCAGGAGTGCGACCATGCCAG GTCATACTTCTACCTAGCCGAATCCCTGACCACGGGAGGGTTCACGGGCACCCGCTGCGCGTCCTACGCCGGCGCGCTCACCGGCAACTGCCTGTTGTGGGGACGCCTGCAGATGGGCGGGCTCGTGCCTAAGACTGG GTCTTCCGGCATTTACTACCTGGAAACCAACGCTTCTCCTCCATTCTCCAAGGCTTGA